The following coding sequences lie in one Numida meleagris isolate 19003 breed g44 Domestic line chromosome Z, NumMel1.0, whole genome shotgun sequence genomic window:
- the GPX8 gene encoding probable glutathione peroxidase 8 isoform X1 — translation MEPLTATYPLKYSVPKARVFVVFLSMVFCTAVLCLLQLRFFKPKTKDFYSFEIKDSRGRIVSLEKYRGKATLVVNVASYCQHTDKNYIALQDLHREFGPSHFTVLAFPCNQFGESEPASSQEIEAFAKGNYGVTFPVFHKIKILGSEAEPAFKFLIDSSKKEPRWNFWKYLVSPDGKVVKFWRPEEPVESIKPEIASLIRQIIMKKREDL, via the exons ATGGAGCCTCTCACAGCTACTTATCCTCTAAAATATTCAGTGCCCAAAGCTAGagtctttgttgtttttctgtcaaTGGTTTTTTGTACAGCAGTCCTCTGCCTACTTCAACTCAGATTTTTTAAACCTAAAActaaagatttttattcttttgaaatcAAGGATTCACGGGGAAGAATAGTTTCCTTGGAGAAGTACAGAGGGAAA GCAACTTTGGTTGTAAACGTGGCGAGTTATTGCcaacacacagacaaaaattaCATCGCTCTGCAAGATCTACACAGGGAGTTTGGTCCCTCCCACTTCACTGTGCTGGCCTTCCCCTGCAATCAGTTCGGAGAATCAGAGCCTGCCTCAAGCCAGGAAATAGAGGCTTTTGCCAAAGGGAACTACGGAGTAACCTTCCCTGTTTTCCACAAAATCAAGATCCTGGGATCAGAAGCAGAGCCCGCCTTTAAATTTTTAATAG attcttcaaagaaagaacCTCGCTGGAATTTCTGGAAGTACCTTGTCAGCCCTGATGGTAAAGTTGTAAAATTCTGGAGACCTGAAGAGCCAGTAGAAAGTATCAAGCCAGAAATAGCATCATTAATCAGACAGatcataatgaaaaaaagagaagaccTCTGA
- the GPX8 gene encoding probable glutathione peroxidase 8 isoform X2, producing the protein MEPLTATYPLKYSVPKARVFVVFLSMVFCTAVLCLLQLRFFKPKTKDFYSFEIKDSRGRIVSLEKYRGKILQRKNLAGISGSTLSALMVKL; encoded by the exons ATGGAGCCTCTCACAGCTACTTATCCTCTAAAATATTCAGTGCCCAAAGCTAGagtctttgttgtttttctgtcaaTGGTTTTTTGTACAGCAGTCCTCTGCCTACTTCAACTCAGATTTTTTAAACCTAAAActaaagatttttattcttttgaaatcAAGGATTCACGGGGAAGAATAGTTTCCTTGGAGAAGTACAGAGGGAAA attcttcaaagaaagaacCTCGCTGGAATTTCTGGAAGTACCTTGTCAGCCCTGATGGTAAAGTTGTAA